One Phocaeicola dorei genomic region harbors:
- a CDS encoding glycosyltransferase — protein sequence MRKKILFIIPYIPYPLDSGGNQAFFNMVEYLRHKMAVSVLLYPETGRRMQDVESLKKIWDNVDFFIYTPKTKTVRLPKIKHPFYYKWLQKIHASVTRKMNRQQIWTDETGEVVDLVRGKSTLFSSCFQPLDQGYVEYVSQVAHSGFDIIQVEFYELLSLGFLLPENVQTIFVHHELRYIRNEKEITLFREQTAGDRMLFHIAKDFERSALLKYKDVIVLTEVDRKIMEDFIGRKDHIYTSPAVVQVGDRLEQPFVPVQSGRLTFVGSEDHFPNLDAVAWFCHEVIPHLRKRHFSFTLQVIGKWRGECINRLQSEYPELKLVGYVEDLGSFLKGSVAVVPIRIGSGMRMKILDAVLSKVPFVTTAKGVEGIDFKDGEDCLIVDDPAGFAEAVIALSSNPQLQRQLVTHAEDSLRQVYNPGQMQERRLAVYEQILGDKVG from the coding sequence ATGAGAAAGAAAATTCTTTTTATTATTCCGTACATTCCTTATCCGCTGGATTCGGGCGGTAATCAAGCTTTCTTTAATATGGTGGAGTATTTGCGTCATAAGATGGCCGTATCTGTATTGCTTTATCCTGAAACAGGGAGACGTATGCAAGATGTAGAGTCATTGAAGAAAATTTGGGATAATGTGGATTTCTTTATTTATACTCCTAAAACTAAAACTGTCAGATTACCCAAAATTAAACATCCTTTTTATTATAAATGGCTGCAAAAGATACATGCGTCTGTAACCCGTAAAATGAACCGGCAACAGATATGGACGGATGAAACGGGCGAAGTTGTGGATTTAGTACGGGGAAAGAGTACTTTGTTCAGCTCTTGTTTCCAGCCGCTAGACCAGGGGTATGTGGAGTATGTTTCTCAGGTGGCTCATTCAGGTTTTGATATTATTCAAGTAGAGTTTTATGAACTGTTGTCATTGGGATTCTTGTTGCCTGAAAATGTACAGACTATTTTTGTGCATCATGAACTCCGCTACATCCGTAATGAAAAGGAGATTACTTTGTTCAGGGAACAGACTGCCGGTGACAGGATGTTGTTTCATATAGCAAAGGATTTTGAGCGCAGTGCATTATTGAAATATAAAGATGTTATTGTTCTGACTGAAGTAGACCGTAAAATTATGGAGGACTTCATAGGACGGAAAGACCATATCTACACTTCTCCGGCTGTGGTGCAAGTGGGTGACAGGCTGGAACAGCCTTTTGTTCCGGTCCAAAGCGGACGCCTGACTTTTGTGGGAAGTGAGGATCATTTTCCCAATCTGGATGCCGTGGCATGGTTCTGTCACGAAGTGATTCCGCATCTGCGTAAACGTCATTTTTCGTTTACATTGCAAGTAATTGGTAAATGGCGTGGAGAGTGTATCAATCGTTTGCAGTCCGAATACCCGGAACTGAAGCTGGTAGGCTATGTGGAAGATCTGGGCTCTTTTTTAAAAGGCAGTGTTGCTGTTGTTCCAATACGTATCGGTAGTGGTATGCGTATGAAAATATTAGATGCTGTATTGTCAAAAGTACCTTTTGTAACGACGGCAAAGGGTGTGGAAGGCATTGATTTTAAGGATGGTGAAGATTGCTTGATTGTTGATGACCCTGCCGGATTTGCAGAAGCTGTCATAGCCTTGTCAAGTAATCCGCAGTTGCAGAGACAGTTGGTTACCCATGCGGAAGACAGTTTGCGGCAAGTATATAACCCCGGACAGATGCAGGAAAGAAGGCTTGCCGTGTATGAACAAATATTAGGGGATAAAGTGGGGTAA
- a CDS encoding glycosyltransferase family 2 protein codes for MNALPLVSVVVPNYNYKRYLNLRIQSILQQTYQNIELILLDDASTDGSEEVLSDYQDHAKVSHILLNEHNTGNPFKQWFKGMQLAKGKYIWIAEADDLCELTFLEKVVPLMEKYQQAAVCFAGSKYIDKDGNVLSCDMNKWKSAIPPYAVFNGETYAEHNLYWRGYIANASSAIFRKSMVNVQNMEQCLQMRYSGDWLFWFYMAMQGDIIERYEVLNYFRQHTQKVTVKAENNGGGKSEDIEIVRIMEQHLTHLSRYKRCIRRGMLYNRIAKLSTTEQVKLQLWELLRQKLNGTRKDGRLERLNRIARLFCPFVLTMKRDRLTPSRK; via the coding sequence ATGAATGCACTTCCCTTGGTCAGTGTAGTGGTACCTAATTATAATTATAAACGATACCTCAATCTACGAATTCAGAGTATTCTGCAACAGACCTATCAGAATATCGAACTGATTTTACTTGATGATGCCTCAACAGACGGTAGCGAAGAGGTATTATCGGACTATCAAGACCATGCCAAAGTGAGCCATATTCTATTAAACGAACACAACACCGGAAATCCATTTAAACAATGGTTTAAAGGCATGCAATTAGCCAAAGGAAAATATATATGGATAGCCGAAGCCGATGACTTGTGTGAGCTTACTTTTTTAGAGAAAGTAGTTCCTTTAATGGAGAAATACCAACAAGCCGCCGTATGCTTTGCCGGTTCCAAGTATATTGATAAAGACGGTAATGTGCTGAGTTGCGACATGAACAAATGGAAATCTGCCATACCTCCATACGCCGTGTTTAATGGGGAAACTTATGCCGAACATAACCTTTACTGGCGTGGTTACATAGCCAATGCAAGCTCGGCCATTTTCAGAAAAAGCATGGTAAATGTCCAAAATATGGAACAATGCCTGCAAATGCGCTACAGCGGCGACTGGCTGTTCTGGTTTTATATGGCAATGCAAGGAGACATTATAGAAAGATATGAAGTACTGAACTACTTCAGACAACATACCCAGAAAGTTACCGTCAAAGCTGAAAACAACGGAGGGGGTAAGAGCGAAGATATTGAGATAGTCCGCATTATGGAACAACACCTTACCCACCTGAGCAGATACAAACGATGTATACGGAGAGGAATGCTTTACAACCGCATTGCCAAATTAAGCACAACAGAGCAAGTAAAACTGCAATTATGGGAACTCCTCCGGCAGAAATTAAACGGAACGCGGAAAGACGGACGTCTGGAGCGCCTCAACCGGATAGCACGGCTATTCTGTCCTTTTGTTCTGACTATGAAACGAGACCGCCTTACTCCTTCCCGAAAATAG